The following are encoded in a window of Arvicanthis niloticus isolate mArvNil1 chromosome 1, mArvNil1.pat.X, whole genome shotgun sequence genomic DNA:
- the Fbxo27 gene encoding F-box only protein 27 isoform X1 has translation MRSSRPRRGAGRGAVPAKQKARTMGAWTSRTRVPTPEPDPQETLDLSRLPPELLLLVLSHVPPRTLLVRCRRVCRAWRALVDGQALWLLLLARDHSAEGRALLTLARRCLPPTRDDAPCPLGQFCVLRPVGRNLLSNPCGQEGLRKWMVRHGGDGWVVEKNRKPVPGAPSQTCFVTSFSWCRKKQVVDLEERGLWPELLDSGGVEIAVSDWWGARHDSGCKYRLFVTLLDAHQNVIDKFSAVPDPIEQWNNNIYLQVTHVFSNIRRGVRFVSFEHWGQDTQFWAGHYGARVTNSSVIVRVCQS, from the exons TCCCAGCCAAGCAGAAAGCGAGGACCATGGGTGCCTGGACATCCAGGACGCGGGTCCCCACGCCGGAGCCCGACCCCCAGGAGACCCTGGACCTGAGCCGTCTGCCTCCGGAGCTGCTCCTGCTGGTACTGAGCCACGTGCCCCCGCGCACGCTGTTGGTGCGCTGCCGCCGGGTGTGCCGCGCCTGGCGCGCCCTGGTGGATGGCCAGGCTCTATGGCTGCTGCTGCTCGCTCGAGACCACAGCGCAGAGGGCCGCGCCCTGTTGACACTAGCTCGCCGCTGCCTGCCTCCCACCCGCGACGACGCGCCCTGCCCGCTGGGCCAATTCTGCGTACTAAGACCGGTAGGACGCAACCTCCTTAGCAACCCCTGTGGCCAAG AAGGCCTGCGCAAGTGGATGGTGCGGCACGGTGGCGATGGCTGGGTGGTGGAGAAGAACAGGAAACCTGTACCTGGGGCCCCCTCACAGACCTGCTTCGTGACTTCCTTCAG CTGGTGTCGCAAGAAGCAGGTCGTGGACCTGGAGGAAAGGGGTCTGTGGCCAGagctgctggacagtggtggtgtggagattgctgtctctgactg GTGGGGAGCTCGACACGACAGTGGCTGTAAGTACCGTCTCTTTGTCACACTTCTCGATGCTCACCAGAACGTCATTGataagttctcagctgtgccagACCCCATTGAACAATGGAACAACAATATCTACCTTCAG GTCACCCATGTGTTCTCCAACATCAGGAGGGGCGTACGTTTTGTGTCTTTTGAACACTGGGGCCAGGACACACAGTTCTGGGCTGGCCACTATGGGGCCAGAGTGACGAACTCCAGCGTGATCGTACGAGTCTGCCAGTCCTAG
- the Fbxo27 gene encoding F-box only protein 27 isoform X2: MGAWTSRTRVPTPEPDPQETLDLSRLPPELLLLVLSHVPPRTLLVRCRRVCRAWRALVDGQALWLLLLARDHSAEGRALLTLARRCLPPTRDDAPCPLGQFCVLRPVGRNLLSNPCGQEGLRKWMVRHGGDGWVVEKNRKPVPGAPSQTCFVTSFSWCRKKQVVDLEERGLWPELLDSGGVEIAVSDWWGARHDSGCKYRLFVTLLDAHQNVIDKFSAVPDPIEQWNNNIYLQVTHVFSNIRRGVRFVSFEHWGQDTQFWAGHYGARVTNSSVIVRVCQS, translated from the exons ATGGGTGCCTGGACATCCAGGACGCGGGTCCCCACGCCGGAGCCCGACCCCCAGGAGACCCTGGACCTGAGCCGTCTGCCTCCGGAGCTGCTCCTGCTGGTACTGAGCCACGTGCCCCCGCGCACGCTGTTGGTGCGCTGCCGCCGGGTGTGCCGCGCCTGGCGCGCCCTGGTGGATGGCCAGGCTCTATGGCTGCTGCTGCTCGCTCGAGACCACAGCGCAGAGGGCCGCGCCCTGTTGACACTAGCTCGCCGCTGCCTGCCTCCCACCCGCGACGACGCGCCCTGCCCGCTGGGCCAATTCTGCGTACTAAGACCGGTAGGACGCAACCTCCTTAGCAACCCCTGTGGCCAAG AAGGCCTGCGCAAGTGGATGGTGCGGCACGGTGGCGATGGCTGGGTGGTGGAGAAGAACAGGAAACCTGTACCTGGGGCCCCCTCACAGACCTGCTTCGTGACTTCCTTCAG CTGGTGTCGCAAGAAGCAGGTCGTGGACCTGGAGGAAAGGGGTCTGTGGCCAGagctgctggacagtggtggtgtggagattgctgtctctgactg GTGGGGAGCTCGACACGACAGTGGCTGTAAGTACCGTCTCTTTGTCACACTTCTCGATGCTCACCAGAACGTCATTGataagttctcagctgtgccagACCCCATTGAACAATGGAACAACAATATCTACCTTCAG GTCACCCATGTGTTCTCCAACATCAGGAGGGGCGTACGTTTTGTGTCTTTTGAACACTGGGGCCAGGACACACAGTTCTGGGCTGGCCACTATGGGGCCAGAGTGACGAACTCCAGCGTGATCGTACGAGTCTGCCAGTCCTAG